The following are encoded in a window of Paraburkholderia sp. HP33-1 genomic DNA:
- a CDS encoding RNA-binding S4 domain-containing protein, whose amino-acid sequence MPNLNFTLTGEYVELHNLLKITGLADSGGSAKMMVADGAVMVDGRVETRKTCKIRAGQVVLLGDTRIAVHEG is encoded by the coding sequence ATGCCCAACCTCAATTTCACGCTGACCGGCGAATACGTCGAACTACACAATCTGCTGAAGATCACGGGTCTCGCGGACAGCGGCGGCTCCGCGAAGATGATGGTCGCGGACGGCGCCGTGATGGTCGACGGCCGGGTCGAGACGCGTAAGACCTGCAAGATCCGCGCGGGCCAGGTCGTGTTGCTCGGCGATACGCGGATCGCGGTACACGAAGGCTGA
- a CDS encoding MATE family efflux transporter — translation MTQSSFARAASRPPTLSRHAADTARLAAPLAIAQLSQMAMSVTDTILLGSLGPDALAAGGLGANLFFVVVTLLQGVLTSVSVSVAHARGAQDDGRVPHIYWTGFVLSVMLSVPAFILLSFASRILLAVGEPGLLAHNVGQYAAVLRWGAPASLIGVGLMRSFLPAIGAARRLLWVSIASVGVNGLLNYGLIHGAYGLPRLGFLGSAAATTITVWLTALVLMALLHLRPRFRHFVVATRPKLPLMGELFGIGWPVAITYGVESTLFLATGLMVGLLGESQLAAHQIALNVASVAFMVPLSIGQAANVRVGYWAGAGQPLAARHAGFVALALGVGFMSMSGLLLITAPHWIVGLYLHLDDPANAPTIALASSLLGVAAIFQIVDGMQAVGSGCLRGLKDTRVPMIAAAFGYWVIGFPTGYLLAFHAGLGARGLWWGLAAGLASVALLMTLRFHRLSLRQAPGAGSVTPPARSV, via the coding sequence ATGACTCAATCCAGCTTCGCCCGAGCGGCCAGCAGGCCACCGACCCTATCCCGTCACGCGGCCGATACCGCGCGGCTCGCCGCGCCGCTCGCGATCGCGCAACTGTCGCAGATGGCGATGAGCGTCACCGACACGATCCTGCTCGGCTCGCTCGGCCCCGATGCGCTCGCTGCCGGCGGCCTCGGCGCGAACCTCTTTTTCGTCGTCGTCACGCTGCTGCAGGGCGTGCTGACCTCGGTCAGCGTGAGCGTCGCGCACGCGCGCGGCGCGCAGGACGACGGCCGCGTGCCGCATATTTACTGGACCGGTTTCGTGCTGTCCGTGATGCTGTCAGTGCCGGCGTTCATCCTGCTGTCTTTCGCCTCGCGGATCCTGCTTGCGGTCGGCGAGCCGGGCCTGCTCGCGCACAACGTCGGCCAATACGCGGCCGTGCTGCGCTGGGGCGCGCCCGCCAGCCTGATCGGCGTCGGCCTGATGCGCTCGTTCCTGCCGGCGATCGGCGCGGCGCGACGCCTGTTGTGGGTGTCGATCGCGAGCGTCGGCGTGAACGGCTTGCTCAACTATGGGCTCATCCATGGCGCTTACGGGCTGCCGCGGCTCGGCTTTCTCGGCTCGGCGGCCGCGACCACGATCACCGTATGGCTGACCGCGCTCGTGCTGATGGCGCTCTTGCATCTGCGGCCGCGCTTCCGGCATTTCGTCGTCGCGACGCGGCCGAAGCTGCCGTTGATGGGCGAGCTGTTCGGCATCGGCTGGCCGGTCGCGATCACCTACGGCGTCGAGTCGACGCTGTTTCTCGCGACCGGACTGATGGTCGGCCTGCTCGGCGAGTCGCAACTGGCCGCGCATCAGATCGCGTTGAACGTCGCGTCGGTCGCGTTCATGGTGCCGCTGTCGATCGGCCAGGCGGCCAACGTGCGGGTCGGCTACTGGGCCGGCGCCGGTCAGCCGCTTGCCGCGCGCCACGCGGGCTTCGTCGCGCTCGCGCTCGGCGTCGGCTTCATGTCGATGTCAGGCCTTTTGCTGATCACCGCGCCGCACTGGATCGTCGGTCTGTATCTGCATCTGGACGACCCGGCCAATGCGCCGACCATTGCGCTCGCTAGTTCGCTGCTCGGCGTGGCGGCGATTTTCCAGATCGTCGACGGCATGCAGGCGGTTGGCTCCGGCTGTCTGCGCGGCCTGAAGGACACGCGCGTGCCGATGATCGCCGCCGCGTTCGGCTACTGGGTGATCGGCTTTCCGACCGGCTATCTGCTCGCGTTTCACGCCGGCCTCGGCGCGCGGGGCTTGTGGTGGGGCCTCGCGGCGGGCCTCGCGAGCGTCGCGCTGCTGATGACGCTGCGCTTTCACCGGCTGAGTCTGCGGCAGGCACCGGGGGCGGGATCGGTCACGCCACCGGCGCGGTCAGTCTGA
- the panS gene encoding ketopantoate/pantoate/pantothenate transporter PanS has translation MLARITRLFPLWAVLASIAAYFSPATFSGVAPHVTTLLTIIMLAMGVTLSAADFLRVFARPAPVIAGIVLHYLVMPLAAWVIAKALRMPPDLTAGMVLVGSVASGTASNVMIYLARGDVALSVTISALSTLVGVFATPLLTRLYVDASIVVDVRGMLMSILQIVALPIVVGLVVNRLFGKLVRKIEPILPLVSMVAIVLIIGAVVGGTQKSIASVGLVVMVGVILHNGIGLLGGYWGGRLLGFDEAVCRTLAIEVGMQNSGLAATLGKLYFTPLAALPGALFSVWHNLSGSLLAGVWAGRPAKGSTHPDGERVLQAEHG, from the coding sequence ATGCTTGCCCGCATCACCCGCCTGTTCCCGCTCTGGGCCGTGCTCGCCTCGATCGCCGCGTACTTCTCGCCGGCCACGTTTTCCGGCGTCGCGCCGCACGTCACCACGCTCCTCACGATCATCATGCTGGCGATGGGCGTCACGCTCTCGGCCGCCGATTTCCTGCGCGTGTTTGCGCGCCCCGCGCCCGTGATCGCCGGGATCGTGCTGCATTACCTCGTGATGCCGCTCGCCGCGTGGGTCATTGCGAAGGCGCTGCGCATGCCGCCCGATCTGACCGCCGGCATGGTGCTGGTCGGCAGCGTCGCGAGCGGCACTGCCTCGAACGTGATGATCTATCTCGCGCGCGGCGACGTCGCGCTGTCGGTGACGATCAGCGCGCTGTCGACGCTCGTCGGCGTGTTCGCGACACCGCTGCTCACGCGTCTTTACGTCGACGCATCGATCGTCGTCGACGTGCGCGGCATGCTGATGAGCATCCTGCAGATCGTCGCGCTGCCGATCGTCGTCGGCCTCGTCGTCAATCGTCTGTTCGGCAAGCTCGTGCGTAAGATCGAGCCGATCCTGCCGCTGGTATCGATGGTCGCGATCGTGCTGATCATCGGCGCGGTGGTGGGCGGCACGCAGAAGAGCATCGCGTCGGTCGGCCTCGTCGTGATGGTCGGCGTCATCCTGCATAACGGCATCGGCCTGCTCGGCGGCTACTGGGGCGGCCGTCTGCTCGGTTTCGACGAAGCCGTCTGCCGAACGCTCGCGATCGAAGTCGGCATGCAGAACTCCGGTCTCGCCGCGACGCTCGGCAAGCTTTATTTCACGCCGCTCGCCGCGTTGCCCGGCGCGTTGTTCTCCGTGTGGCACAACCTGTCGGGCTCGTTGCTCGCGGGTGTGTGGGCGGGTCGCCCGGCGAAAGGCTCGACGCATCCCGATGGCGAGCGCGTGCTACAGGCGGAGCACGGCTGA
- a CDS encoding phospholipase D family protein produces the protein MLLCCATAFLTACATKLPATAFDREVTHALPATADTPLREALAPLEAKHPQQSGFRVLPNGTDALQMRIALARAATKTLDMQYYIANEDTTGKLLLGAALYAADHGVRVRMLVDDLNFKDLDRTMAGLNSHDNIEIRVFNPYGSAQEGMFERTTNLFTQIDHFTRRMHNKAMITDNQLAIVGGRNLGDEYFSASETLQFRDLDALAAGPIVADVSASFDDYWNSDLAYPLRALNRQKFDQQELNQTRDELRQHWRTNADPYNAKPLNATPLAAQITSEQLGLTWASAEFRADLPEKIEHPSPDYVSPPLARLRELVHDARHDFLIVSPYFVPHDSGVQAASALTQRGIRIAVLTNSLAATDAVAVQAGYSPFRVPLLKAGVELYEFRSHQDSPNVGLVGSRSRSSLHAKTYVIDHQILVIGSMNLDPRSANLNTELALVIHSAELANQVAKIFERATQPDESYHVTLADAAQLAYLRSIGAPLSPLVWTDVENGQTHTYIFDPQAGFYRNALTGLFSLLPVNSEL, from the coding sequence TTGCTGCTCTGTTGCGCAACGGCATTCTTGACCGCCTGCGCGACGAAGCTACCCGCCACCGCGTTCGACCGCGAGGTCACGCATGCGCTGCCCGCTACCGCCGATACACCGCTGCGCGAAGCGCTTGCGCCGCTCGAGGCGAAGCATCCACAGCAGTCGGGTTTTCGCGTGCTGCCGAACGGCACGGACGCGCTGCAGATGCGCATCGCGCTCGCGCGCGCGGCGACCAAAACCCTCGACATGCAGTACTACATCGCCAACGAGGACACCACCGGCAAGCTGCTGCTTGGCGCCGCGCTGTACGCGGCCGATCACGGCGTGCGGGTGCGCATGCTGGTCGACGATCTGAATTTCAAGGACCTCGACCGCACCATGGCGGGATTGAACAGTCACGACAACATCGAGATTCGCGTCTTCAATCCGTATGGCAGCGCGCAGGAAGGCATGTTCGAGCGCACCACGAACCTGTTCACACAGATCGACCACTTCACGCGCCGCATGCACAACAAGGCGATGATCACGGACAACCAGCTCGCGATCGTCGGCGGCCGCAACCTTGGCGACGAATACTTCAGTGCGAGCGAAACTCTGCAGTTCCGCGACCTCGATGCGCTCGCGGCGGGCCCGATCGTCGCCGACGTCTCCGCAAGTTTCGACGACTACTGGAACAGCGACCTCGCCTATCCGCTGCGCGCGCTGAACAGGCAGAAATTCGACCAGCAAGAACTCAACCAGACGCGCGACGAGCTGCGCCAGCACTGGCGCACCAACGCCGATCCGTATAACGCGAAACCGCTGAACGCGACGCCGCTCGCCGCGCAGATCACGAGCGAGCAGCTCGGCCTCACGTGGGCGAGCGCGGAATTCAGGGCCGACCTGCCGGAAAAGATCGAGCATCCGTCGCCGGACTACGTGAGCCCGCCGCTCGCGCGGCTGCGCGAACTAGTGCACGACGCGCGCCATGACTTTCTGATCGTGTCGCCCTACTTCGTGCCGCACGACTCGGGCGTGCAGGCGGCCAGCGCACTGACGCAGCGCGGCATCCGTATCGCGGTGCTGACCAACTCGCTCGCGGCGACCGACGCGGTCGCCGTGCAGGCCGGCTACAGCCCGTTCCGCGTGCCGCTGCTGAAGGCAGGCGTCGAACTGTACGAATTCAGGTCGCACCAGGACTCGCCGAACGTCGGGCTGGTCGGCTCGCGTTCCCGCTCGAGCCTGCATGCGAAGACCTACGTGATCGACCACCAGATTCTCGTGATCGGCTCGATGAACCTCGACCCGCGCTCGGCGAATCTCAACACCGAGCTCGCGCTCGTGATCCACAGTGCCGAACTCGCGAATCAGGTCGCGAAGATCTTCGAGCGCGCGACCCAGCCCGATGAGAGCTATCACGTGACGCTCGCCGACGCGGCCCAGCTCGCGTATCTGCGCTCGATCGGCGCGCCGCTCTCGCCGCTCGTCTGGACCGACGTCGAGAACGGCCAGACGCACACCTACATTTTCGATCCGCAAGCCGGGTTTTACCGGAACGCGCTAACCGGTCTATTCTCCCTATTGCCGGTCAACTCGGAACTTTGA
- the fumC gene encoding class II fumarate hydratase, producing MTEDVRMERDTFGEIAVPNARLWGAQTQRSLQNFKISTEKQSPELITALAVVKRAAAEVNLGLGVLDEQKARAIMQAADEIIAGKHPGEFPLAVWQTGSGTQTNMNLNEVIANRASELLGGERGEARKVHPNDDVNRGQSSNDVFPTAMHVAAADAIVKHLLPALKTLRDTLDGKAKAFAGIVKIGRTHLQDATPLTLGQEFSGYVAQLEHGIRHVEASLPHLYELAQGGTAVGTGLNAHPKFADSVAAAIGKLTGLPFVSAPNKFEVMAAADALVFAHGALKTVAASLNKIANDIRWLASGPRCGLGELSIPENEPGSSIMPGKVNPTQSEALTMLCAQVFGNDVAVNIGGASGNFELNVFRPMIAHNLLQSVRLLADGAHSFNDNCAVGIEPNHERIDTLLNESLMLVTALNPHIGYDKAAQIAKKAHKEGTTLKASALALGYVTEQQFNEWVRPKDMVGRTGG from the coding sequence ATGACTGAAGACGTACGGATGGAGCGCGACACGTTCGGCGAGATCGCGGTGCCGAACGCCCGCCTGTGGGGCGCGCAAACGCAGCGCTCGCTGCAGAACTTCAAGATTTCGACCGAGAAGCAGTCACCCGAGCTGATCACCGCGCTCGCGGTGGTCAAGCGCGCGGCGGCCGAAGTCAACCTCGGCCTCGGCGTGCTCGACGAGCAGAAAGCCCGCGCGATCATGCAGGCGGCCGACGAGATCATCGCCGGCAAGCATCCGGGCGAATTTCCGCTGGCGGTCTGGCAGACCGGCTCGGGCACGCAGACCAACATGAACCTGAACGAGGTGATCGCCAATCGCGCAAGCGAGCTGCTCGGCGGCGAGCGCGGCGAGGCGCGCAAGGTGCATCCGAACGATGACGTGAATCGCGGACAGTCGTCGAACGACGTGTTCCCGACCGCCATGCACGTGGCTGCCGCGGACGCCATCGTCAAGCATCTGCTCCCCGCGCTGAAGACGTTGCGCGACACGCTCGACGGCAAGGCGAAGGCGTTCGCCGGCATCGTCAAGATCGGCCGCACGCACCTGCAGGACGCGACGCCGCTCACGCTCGGCCAGGAATTCTCCGGCTATGTCGCGCAGCTCGAACACGGCATCCGTCACGTCGAGGCGTCCCTACCGCATCTGTACGAGCTCGCGCAGGGCGGCACCGCGGTCGGCACGGGACTGAACGCGCACCCGAAGTTCGCCGACAGTGTCGCCGCCGCGATCGGCAAGCTGACCGGTCTGCCATTCGTGTCGGCGCCGAACAAGTTCGAGGTGATGGCAGCCGCCGACGCGCTCGTGTTCGCGCACGGCGCGCTGAAAACGGTGGCCGCGAGCCTGAACAAGATCGCCAACGACATCCGCTGGCTCGCGAGCGGCCCGCGTTGCGGTCTCGGCGAGCTGTCGATTCCCGAGAACGAGCCGGGCAGCTCGATCATGCCGGGCAAGGTCAATCCGACCCAGTCCGAAGCGCTGACGATGCTGTGCGCGCAGGTGTTCGGCAACGACGTCGCAGTGAACATCGGCGGCGCGAGCGGCAACTTCGAGCTGAACGTGTTCCGTCCGATGATCGCGCACAACCTGCTGCAGTCGGTGCGCCTGCTCGCCGACGGCGCGCACAGCTTCAACGACAACTGCGCGGTCGGAATCGAGCCGAATCACGAACGCATCGATACCTTGCTCAACGAATCGCTGATGCTGGTGACGGCGCTCAATCCGCACATCGGCTACGACAAGGCCGCGCAGATCGCGAAGAAGGCGCACAAGGAAGGCACGACGCTGAAGGCGTCGGCGCTGGCGCTCGGCTATGTCACCGAGCAACAGTTCAACGAGTGGGTGCGACCGAAGGATATGGTCGGGCGTACGGGGGGCTAA